GCCTGCGCCTTGCCCCCGTCCCTCGCGCAGCATGCGCTCGTACTTCGCTTCGTCGATGTCGGACTGCCGGCGCTTCTTAACGACCATGACTCGCTCCGCGCGCACCCGAGGGAATCCTCCGCACCCCCGGCGCGGACGCCGCGTCGTATCGCTTAATTGGCGCGGCACGATGAGGCGATAGCACAGGATTTTTGTGCGCTCCCACGACAGAGGAAATTGCTTAGCAAGAATGGGGGCGACACGAATGGCGCCTGTAAGCGGCTGGATATAGAGCCTGGCCAACCAGTGCTCAAACGCCGCCATACGTGCTAGGTCGATAGCCGATTGAGGCGGCACGACATCGAGCTTGAGCGCGTCGTACAAGCCGCGAACCTCGGGAAAGAGCCTGAGCCGGTAATAGGCACGGGCCCATGCCGTCTGGAGCCAGGCTCGGCGCACGGATGGCCGGGAGGGCGATTTGCGAGGAAATCGGGCGCTCGGGCCATTCGCGTGAGCGCTTCGCGGGAACAGCGGAGAAATCTCAGAAACTTCAACGTGGTCCGCCAAGAGTTCTGGCCAAGCACACGCCGCGTGCGGGGCAACGCCAACGACCGCGCGATGACGTTTGTTGCCAAAAGAGTGCGCAGTAGGGCGCAAAAATGGTGAGTACAGCATGGAAGCACATCCAATCGTCTGCGCATCCACTGTCGCCTGACAGTCAAGCGTATCCCTGCTTGACCTGCCCGGATTCATCTCCCATACTGTTAGCGCCAACCAGCAGTATGCAGTGATCCCGGTAACAGCGTCGGCATATAGGTGATGCGGAAGCGTTAAAGGGGCGTGCGCCACCGGCGCACGGAATGATGTGTGGGCTGGAGCTCCAGAAGTTTTTGATCCAGTCCAGTGAAGTACAGAAAAGACCGCCCGTGTGGCGGTTTTTTTTATTTTTTTCGGACGGAAATTCGTCGTTCCCGAGGTCTAAAGTAAAAGGTTTTCCCGGGTTTTTCCAGGCTGAATTGGCGACGTTGGGATCATCGGAGGGCGATGGAATAATAGTATTTATTTTCCATTCTGGCACACGGAAATACCGTCATCGCTCGCCATCCATTTAAAGAGTTCCTCGATATCTGTTGAGATTTTCAGCTCATACTCTCATCACGGCTGCCAAAGCTTTTGCATCAGCGCTTGGCGCCGCGCTTGCTCAGTGCGCACGTAGCGGCTGGTGGTGTCCAGTGAGGCATGCCCGACGTTCTGCTGCACCACTTCCACCGGCACGCCCGCATCGAGGGCATGAGAAATGTGCGTGTGCCGCATCCAGTGCGCACTGGCTTGCCGCAGGCGGGCGGCGGCCGCCGCATCGGTCGGCGCCAGTTGCTCGGCGCAGGCCGCCAAGAAGCGTTTGAGTTGGCGATGAAAAGCACTGCCCGACACACCGGCTTCGCTGACGCCGGCGTCGTCCGCCCCCACGCGCGCCGTGCCCAACAGCGGCACGCCTTGATGCCGCTGCACGCCCCCGCCGTAGCCGCGCGCGGCCAGGTAGTCCTCGAGCGCGTCCACCCAGCCCGGGGCACCGGCACCTCGCGCAGCTTGCCGCCCTTGCCGGACACCGTCAGCCACCACCCCATGGCCCGCTGGCCCCCCTCGCCGGCCCACGATTCCCAGCGTAGATCGTCCGTGGTCGCTGCCAGTAGTTCTGCCAACCTCAGGCCGGTATCGTGCAACAGCGGCAAGGCAACTTGCAGCCGCTGGGACCCGAGTCCCGCAGGTAAGCGGCCGAGGGCCTCGTGCACCCAGGCCCATTGGGCCGAGGTGAGGCCCCGACCGATGTCCGGGCCGCGCGGGAGGCGTCGCGGGACCGCCACGGCGCGCCACGGATTGCCGGCCAGATAGCCCTGATGCACCAGAAAGCCAAACAAATTGCCCAGGACCGACATTGCGTAAGCGCAGGAGCGCGGCGAGAGCGGCCCCTCAAGCGGTCGCCATCCCGCTTGCCAGCGGGGGATGGCGCGTGGCCCGCACCAGTGCACCGGTGGGTCAAGCAAAAAGTCGCGGTAGGCGATGCAGTCTTCCACGGTGGCCGAGGACAGCGCGCAACGGCGCTCCAGCGTAACCCACAAGAGAAACCGCTCGGCCTCCTTGCGGTAGGCCAGTTGCGTATGGGTGAACCGCCCCCCTCACCGGGAACCGGCCCTTTGGCCGCAAGCCACGCGAAAACTGCCTCTCGGTCGTCCGTGGCTGCCAAATGGCATTGCGCAGGATCGGCGCGAAACCGCCCCGAGCGGCCACTCAAGGCATCGGGCAGTAAGAAACGCTCCAGCGGCACGAGCGGCGACGCCACCGCAAACGTGGGTGGCGGGATCGTCGCCGCACGCGCTGCCGCCCCCTCATCCGCGACCCATGCGGGTAGCGCCCCCAGCGTGGTAGCATGCGCCGCGACAAAGCGCTCAAGCGAGCGCGCCTTGCCCACGCCGATACCCGGCAGGTCGTGCCACCAGTGGGGTCGGACGGACATACGCGCGTGCAACTCAGCCAGCGTTGTGACGCCTCCGAGAGCCAAACGCGATGCGAGCGAGTCGATGAACCAGGCCTCACAGCCGTCCTGCAACCCGACCGGCTGGGCGGCCTGGGCTTCCAAGGTATGGATGGCGAAAAGCTGGCGGTGCAATAGGCGGACACGCCGCTTGTCCTGAGCGAGCGCGGTGCCGTAGCGCGCCGCATACGCCGCCAGTTGCTCCGCTTCGCTGAAGTCCTGAAGTCCGGCCATGGCCACGAAGGCGTCGAGCGCCGGCAGCGCCGACGCCGCGCGCGGCGAGAGGTCCAGGCGCAACAAATGGGCCCGGCCAAATTTCCCGCCGCGTGCCGCGGTCGCGGCCAACTCGTTGCGGATCCAACCGGTCATCCGGTGCATCACCGGTCCGGTGAACTCGCCCTGATCGCTCAAATAGCGTTCCCACAGCGTCTTGGGTGACAGGCCCTCGATCACCCCGCGCAAAAAGGCAAAGTGGCCCCGGTGCAGGCGGGGTCGCGTGATGTGCGGCAGACGCGGAGAAGCCATGGCAGACGCCGCTGCGGACAACGGGCCGCGCGGCGCCTCTTCACTGTAGTCCCACCGCCGTCAAAGGGCGCGATCTATCGGTGGGGGCGTGGAAATCGAGCGCATGCGCCATTCGGCACGGTTCGCAGCCCTCTGGGGCACGGGCAGCTGCTACGATCACTCCGGGCATTGGCGTCGGTAAGGGTCCCGCACGTGTCGCCACTTTTGGACTGCAAATAAGGCGAGTTATTTTGCAGAGCATTCTAGGAAAAAGGCCAACGCGAAATCGCGCAGAAGCCTGCGGGCTCAGCCATCGCTGCAGTGCATGCATCGCCATCAACCTAAACGGGTATAGTGCGAGGCACATCCACACCGACGAAAGGCCTTCCCCTATGCTGACGCAGGACACGGCTTTGCAGATCGCCTATGCCGGGCGCCCCGACATGCTGCTGCGCCTGGCAGAATTCGCCAGCAGCTACGCACTGGCCGATAAGCCCGCGCTGATTGTGCAGGCCAGCCCCGAGGACCGGAACGTCGGGCATAGCCTGGCCGACTCGGCCATCAAGACGGCGTTAAGCCACGGGACGAACCGCCAGGTAGCTTGGTGGGATGGCTTCCGCTCCTCTCGGGCCGCCCGCCCGGTCTTCCGCGGTTGGGCGTGCCGAGACGCAAGGGACGATCCGCAATGGGCGCTCGAGATGCATCGCGACGGCTCGTGTATCGCCGGCGTGTGGGCCTTCCCGGACGGCCATCGCGAACCGGCCGGACCTTGTTTGCATGACTTCTATACTGGCGCCTTCGAGGACTTCGTAGAAATGGCGCTCCGGCTCACCGGCGAATCGGCTCCATCCTATCGGTTGACGGCCACACTCCTGCACGCGAACCGCTTGCCCTTCGTCACCGGCAATGGCGGCTGGTCTCGCACAACCCCAGCGCCACACCTCGCTACGCTGCAGTGGCCCCTTCGCACCGTGTCACAACCCGATGCGTGGAGCGCCGCCGTCACCGCGATGAATACCGAACTATTCGGAGCATACGGCCATGTCTACCACCCCGAGTCGCGTTAGTACGACGGGCCACGCACCGCGTCAGCGGAGACGCTCCACGAACAGTTGCCAGAGCACCTCCGCCGCGCCTTCGTGGGTCAGCTTTGCGTCGTTGCCGGACCATTGCTGCATTTGCTGGCGAAAGTACATCGCCTGATCATCCGCCTCGGCATGCAACATCTCGTTGTAGCTATTGTCCTGGGCGTTGTCATTGCCGGAGTAGCCAATCTGCGCGCGCCCGCCATAGAGCCGACTGATGCGGATGTAACATCCTGCCACCTTCTTGCCGTCCCGATAGACGGTGCCGGTAAAAGCCTCTTCGGAAATCGGCCGGAAACGCGCCTCGTAGCCCGGATTGCG
This region of Cupriavidus sp. EM10 genomic DNA includes:
- a CDS encoding site-specific integrase, which produces MDALEDYLAARGYGGGVQRHQGVPLLGTARVGADDAGVSEAGVSGSAFHRQLKRFLAACAEQLAPTDAAAAARLRQASAHWMRHTHISHALDAGVPVEVVQQNVGHASLDTTSRYVRTEQARRQALMQKLWQP
- a CDS encoding phage integrase family protein, whose protein sequence is MASPRLPHITRPRLHRGHFAFLRGVIEGLSPKTLWERYLSDQGEFTGPVMHRMTGWIRNELAATAARGGKFGRAHLLRLDLSPRAASALPALDAFVAMAGLQDFSEAEQLAAYAARYGTALAQDKRRVRLLHRQLFAIHTLEAQAAQPVGLQDGCEAWFIDSLASRLALGGVTTLAELHARMSVRPHWWHDLPGIGVGKARSLERFVAAHATTLGALPAWVADEGAAARAATIPPPTFAVASPLVPLERFLLPDALSGRSGRFRADPAQCHLAATDDREAVFAWLAAKGPVPGEGGGSPIRNWPTARRPSGFSCGLRWSAVARCPRPPWKTASPTATFCLTHRCTGAGHAPSPAGKRDGDRLRGRSRRAPALTQCRSWAICLAFWCIRAIWPAIRGAPWRSRDASRAARTSVGASPRPNGPGCTRPSAAYLRDSGPSGCKLPCRCCTIPA